A window of bacterium contains these coding sequences:
- a CDS encoding tetratricopeptide repeat protein — translation MRCKTTGILVAILLSLGAGPVFAGSYEDGLAFFGKDQFGHAIEAFQKALEQDPENLDAKRKLGESYYALGKNSEAAKIFREVLEQDPNDGVTRLHLAQVYQWQNNVDEAVAEYRKLLEREPENLTALRELAEVYSWNASTYDQAIETARRLLAIEPQDKKGLLILARALSWKGAHDESAQNYEKLLAIDTNNDTARMEYAYALMYAKRYDSAVEQFNLLTLKPKHRDKALSGLAEAYTYSQRYADAVLTYRMLIDRHGDHPATWRGLGDALAAQKRTREAIEAYKKALELEPDNLETKFILANVYAWEEATYPEAISALKEILEKDANHIEARKLLSHIYTMSNNFREAEDQFRAILAAQPENLEARMDYARTLREAGRYDTALAQVTEVLERDAQNIEAKLLRADLLALSGDFDAAIENFDAILSAEPKNLDAQIGLAGVYNLRALAEKKRGEELEAAIQTQWIGLFDRIRWLWSRYQLNVAYNKAIGTLEQAALDHPGSSRPHVRRAEIYADHGETESAIRAYNDAIQADPNDVTPYLGLSVMYGKMGNHEKSLDAIRRAAAINPESMEVLGTLSDVYAYQQDTVKAIETLEKALQLRFSDLDLHRKLANVYAQNNRYYEKGIQEARFILSQDPEDDETRLLLARLLTWTDQYGRAVDEYRTLVAKRPDDEDLYVELTKTRIYAGEGPQVITELNQKLDADPSRTELRLALAQAYYMEQQYDRAEAIYKDIIKNDPKHANAHLGLGTVYRLTGQYDKAKLEYREVLALNPESGEAYYGLGVIDRKNGDYQRAVVMQKKVLENDPTNINAFTELSYDHYLLSRRYIAVTGEYHRAWWLLTNSWGDLYGVYGEYPANIEQMRRILEEDPCNTQVRFLLAEEFAAHNRNKEAVIEYRKVLECDPNHIGARLALADIFSYDAHTYGDAIAEAIAILRVEPENYDVRLRLARLYSWTGRFGAALQQYQWLLERRPSNVDLRFEYAQTLSYAKQYDAAIQQLEVILQQDPARDEARMLLARLFSYNNRIEDAIREYEVVLQRDPYNYEASFALASLYSWDRRYYGRAIDLYRKLYTRDPQNTEARLEMGRLLLERGEFAEAEKAYRDAIELEPDNVDAHIALGRVYMGMKKNGEAEAEFLTALEYEPKNVDAHFYLASLLSMNPDRYADAIEHAEFVVEAEPDNEDVRLLLARLYSYETQYAKAAEQLQYLVEKNPGDAELKLELARAYNYGEDYDSAIAVYQELAEADPENTTVRLELGQVFLAIGQYEDAIVNLEFVVENDPWNIEGRRALARSYKNSGRTEDAIDQYKRIMVVDPKDQEAKEFLALYSIEYVNGAFLDSYFSSGAKGVPGGPPLAASLEMSEAEQKYRAQLATELYNRQLYQRARREFEKLVEADPDNVYYRIVLGNIYRASGMWRSAATQYNIALALDPNNAEAKEGLLLVSYESAPTLDVFAGYSEAIRFNDRFVYAMGGTAFTYRFWDGWSAFAKIQAGRFFQDGETSQSHVSPSVGITAGLFGDLAARASYTYTIYDKTVPATHNWEFGLGYNLLDFALIDVFYHRRDMRQTILSMREEIDTDTLGVALTLVSITGEDWDRFRILGEYNWRENSESAGERVDIDSQTSNLVRAGLGYTFPGAFAVPDASLLVSYMFTYIDHETRAPYEQEVYWSPLDFQSHAIPIGWFHQLTPAFAYNLGLAPSLNIEEGDEGFGQSYFGGFDWRINYNNRLTFDADLGLGQAQGDQYYSYRLFLNYRYTFGDFSGLEE, via the coding sequence ATGAGGTGCAAGACGACCGGCATCCTTGTCGCGATCCTGCTGTCGCTTGGCGCGGGGCCCGTTTTCGCGGGTTCTTACGAGGACGGCCTTGCCTTTTTCGGCAAGGACCAGTTCGGCCATGCGATCGAGGCCTTTCAAAAGGCGCTCGAGCAGGATCCCGAGAATCTCGACGCCAAACGCAAGCTTGGCGAGAGCTACTACGCTCTCGGCAAGAATTCGGAGGCGGCGAAAATCTTCCGCGAGGTCCTGGAGCAGGACCCGAACGACGGCGTCACGCGCCTGCATCTGGCGCAGGTGTATCAGTGGCAGAACAACGTCGACGAAGCCGTCGCCGAATACCGGAAACTCCTCGAACGCGAGCCCGAAAACCTCACCGCCCTGCGCGAGCTCGCCGAGGTCTATTCCTGGAACGCTTCCACCTACGATCAGGCAATCGAAACCGCCCGCCGGCTCCTTGCGATCGAGCCGCAGGACAAGAAAGGGCTTCTCATCCTGGCCCGCGCGCTCTCCTGGAAAGGCGCGCACGACGAATCCGCCCAGAACTACGAAAAGCTTCTTGCGATCGATACGAACAACGACACCGCGCGCATGGAGTATGCGTACGCGCTCATGTACGCCAAGCGCTACGACTCCGCGGTCGAGCAGTTCAATCTGTTGACCCTGAAGCCCAAGCATCGCGACAAGGCGCTATCGGGCCTCGCCGAGGCTTACACTTACAGCCAGCGCTACGCCGACGCCGTGCTCACCTACCGCATGCTTATCGATCGCCACGGCGATCACCCGGCCACGTGGCGCGGTCTCGGCGACGCGCTTGCCGCGCAAAAACGCACGCGCGAGGCGATCGAGGCCTACAAGAAGGCGCTCGAGCTTGAGCCCGACAATCTGGAGACGAAATTCATCCTCGCGAACGTGTACGCTTGGGAAGAAGCCACCTACCCCGAGGCGATCAGCGCGCTGAAGGAGATCCTCGAAAAGGACGCGAATCACATCGAGGCGCGCAAGCTCCTGTCGCACATTTACACGATGTCCAATAATTTCCGCGAGGCGGAGGACCAGTTCCGCGCGATCCTCGCCGCCCAGCCCGAAAACCTGGAAGCTCGCATGGACTACGCGCGCACGCTGCGCGAGGCCGGGCGCTACGACACCGCGCTCGCGCAAGTGACCGAGGTGCTCGAGCGCGACGCGCAAAATATCGAGGCCAAACTCCTTCGAGCCGACCTTCTCGCGCTTTCGGGCGATTTCGACGCGGCCATCGAAAACTTTGATGCGATCCTGTCGGCCGAACCCAAGAACCTCGACGCGCAGATCGGCCTTGCCGGCGTTTACAACCTGCGGGCGCTCGCCGAGAAAAAGCGTGGCGAGGAACTCGAAGCCGCCATCCAGACGCAGTGGATCGGCCTGTTCGACCGCATTCGCTGGCTTTGGAGCCGCTACCAGTTGAACGTCGCCTACAACAAGGCGATCGGCACGCTCGAGCAGGCGGCGCTGGACCACCCCGGCAGTTCGCGCCCGCATGTTCGCCGCGCGGAGATCTACGCCGACCACGGCGAAACGGAGTCCGCGATCCGCGCGTACAACGACGCGATCCAGGCGGACCCGAACGACGTGACGCCGTATCTCGGCCTGTCGGTCATGTACGGAAAAATGGGCAACCACGAAAAGAGCCTGGACGCCATCCGGCGCGCCGCCGCGATCAACCCGGAAAGCATGGAGGTTCTCGGCACGCTGTCGGACGTGTACGCGTATCAGCAGGACACGGTCAAGGCGATCGAGACGCTCGAAAAGGCGCTGCAGCTTCGCTTCTCCGACCTGGACCTGCACCGCAAGCTGGCGAACGTCTACGCGCAGAACAATCGCTATTACGAAAAGGGCATCCAGGAGGCGCGCTTCATCCTCTCGCAGGATCCGGAAGACGACGAGACGCGCCTTCTGCTCGCGCGCCTTCTGACCTGGACCGACCAATACGGCCGCGCCGTCGACGAATACCGCACGCTCGTCGCCAAGCGTCCCGACGACGAGGATCTCTACGTCGAGTTGACCAAAACGCGCATCTACGCCGGCGAGGGACCACAGGTCATCACCGAGCTGAACCAGAAGCTCGACGCCGACCCGAGCCGCACGGAGCTGCGTCTGGCGCTCGCGCAGGCGTATTACATGGAACAGCAGTACGATCGCGCCGAGGCCATCTACAAGGACATCATCAAGAACGATCCCAAACACGCCAACGCACACCTGGGGCTTGGCACCGTCTATCGCCTCACGGGGCAATACGACAAGGCGAAGCTCGAATACCGCGAGGTGCTCGCGCTCAATCCCGAATCGGGCGAGGCGTATTACGGCCTTGGCGTCATCGACCGCAAGAACGGCGATTACCAGCGCGCGGTCGTGATGCAGAAAAAGGTGCTCGAAAACGACCCGACGAACATCAACGCGTTCACCGAGCTGTCCTACGACCACTACCTGCTCTCCCGACGCTACATCGCGGTGACCGGCGAATATCATCGCGCCTGGTGGCTGCTGACGAACTCGTGGGGGGATCTCTACGGCGTGTACGGCGAATATCCGGCGAACATCGAGCAGATGCGCCGCATCCTCGAGGAAGACCCCTGCAATACGCAGGTCCGCTTCCTGCTCGCGGAGGAATTCGCCGCTCACAACCGCAACAAGGAAGCGGTCATCGAATATCGCAAGGTGCTCGAGTGCGACCCGAACCACATCGGCGCCCGCCTCGCGCTCGCCGACATCTTCAGCTACGACGCGCACACCTACGGCGACGCGATTGCCGAGGCCATCGCCATCCTGCGCGTCGAGCCGGAAAACTACGACGTGCGCCTGCGCCTGGCGAGGCTCTATTCGTGGACCGGCCGATTCGGCGCCGCGTTGCAGCAATATCAATGGCTGCTCGAACGCCGGCCGAGCAACGTCGATCTGCGTTTCGAGTACGCGCAAACGCTGTCGTACGCCAAGCAATACGACGCCGCGATCCAGCAGCTCGAAGTCATCCTGCAGCAGGATCCGGCGCGCGACGAGGCGCGCATGCTGCTGGCGCGGCTGTTCTCCTATAACAACCGCATCGAGGATGCGATCCGCGAATACGAAGTCGTCCTGCAGCGCGATCCCTACAACTACGAGGCCTCGTTCGCGCTCGCCTCGCTTTACTCCTGGGATCGGCGCTACTACGGGCGCGCGATCGATCTGTATCGCAAGCTCTATACGCGCGATCCGCAAAACACCGAGGCGCGCCTGGAGATGGGGCGCCTGCTGCTGGAACGCGGCGAATTCGCCGAGGCGGAAAAAGCGTATCGCGACGCGATCGAGCTTGAGCCGGACAACGTCGATGCCCACATCGCGCTTGGCCGCGTTTACATGGGAATGAAGAAAAACGGCGAGGCCGAGGCCGAGTTCCTGACCGCGCTCGAATACGAGCCGAAGAACGTCGACGCGCACTTCTATCTGGCGAGCCTGCTTTCGATGAACCCCGACCGCTACGCGGACGCGATCGAGCACGCGGAGTTCGTCGTCGAGGCCGAACCGGACAACGAGGACGTGCGTCTGTTGTTGGCGCGGCTTTATTCCTACGAGACGCAATACGCCAAGGCCGCGGAGCAGCTGCAATACCTGGTCGAGAAGAATCCCGGCGACGCCGAGCTCAAACTCGAACTCGCGCGCGCCTACAACTACGGCGAAGATTACGATTCCGCGATCGCGGTGTATCAGGAGCTCGCCGAGGCCGATCCGGAAAACACGACCGTGCGCCTGGAACTCGGTCAGGTGTTCCTCGCGATCGGTCAATACGAGGACGCGATCGTGAACCTCGAGTTCGTCGTCGAGAACGATCCCTGGAATATCGAGGGCCGGCGCGCGCTGGCCCGGTCGTACAAAAACTCGGGCCGCACCGAGGACGCGATCGATCAGTACAAGCGCATCATGGTCGTCGATCCGAAGGATCAGGAGGCCAAGGAATTCCTCGCGCTTTACTCCATCGAATACGTCAACGGCGCGTTCCTCGACAGCTATTTCTCAAGCGGGGCCAAGGGGGTGCCCGGCGGTCCACCCCTTGCGGCCTCGCTCGAAATGAGCGAGGCGGAACAGAAGTATCGGGCGCAGCTTGCGACGGAGCTTTACAACCGCCAGCTCTACCAAAGGGCGCGGCGCGAGTTCGAAAAGCTCGTCGAGGCCGATCCGGACAACGTCTACTACCGCATCGTGCTCGGCAACATCTATCGCGCGTCCGGCATGTGGCGATCCGCCGCGACGCAATACAACATCGCCCTCGCGCTCGATCCTAACAACGCCGAAGCCAAGGAAGGTCTTCTCCTTGTGTCCTACGAAAGCGCCCCGACGCTGGACGTTTTCGCAGGCTACTCGGAGGCCATCCGCTTCAATGACCGCTTCGTGTACGCGATGGGCGGCACGGCGTTCACGTATCGCTTCTGGGACGGCTGGTCCGCGTTCGCCAAGATCCAGGCGGGCCGTTTCTTCCAGGACGGCGAAACATCCCAAAGCCACGTGTCGCCGAGCGTCGGCATCACCGCCGGGCTGTTCGGCGATCTCGCCGCGCGCGCGTCGTACACCTACACGATTTACGACAAGACCGTCCCCGCGACGCACAACTGGGAATTCGGCCTCGGCTACAACCTGCTCGACTTCGCGCTGATCGATGTCTTCTACCATCGCCGCGACATGCGGCAGACGATCCTGTCGATGCGCGAGGAGATCGACACCGACACGCTCGGCGTCGCGCTCACGCTCGTGTCCATCACCGGCGAGGACTGGGACCGCTTCCGCATCCTCGGCGAATACAACTGGCGCGAAAACAGCGAGTCCGCCGGCGAGCGCGTGGATATCGATTCGCAGACGAGCAACCTCGTTCGCGCGGGCCTCGGATACACCTTCCCGGGCGCGTTTGCCGTGCCCGACGCCTCGCTGCTCGTGTCGTACATGTTCACGTACATCGACCACGAAACGCGCGCGCCGTACGAACAGGAAGTCTACTGGTCGCCGCTCGACTTCCAGAGCCACGCGATTCCGATCGGCTGGTTCCACCAGCTCACGCCGGCGTTCGCCTACAACCTCGGCCTCGCGCCGTCGCTGAATATCGAAGAAGGCGATGAGGGCTTCGGCCAGAGCTACTTCGGCGGCTTCGACTGGCGCATCAACTACAACAACCGCCTCACCTTCGACGCGGACCTCGGCCTCGGCCAGGCGCAGGGCGATCAGTATTACTCCTATCGCCTCTTCCTGAATTACCGCTACACGTTCGGGGATTTTTCCGGGCTCGAGGAATAA